In the Bacillus shivajii genome, one interval contains:
- a CDS encoding diguanylate cyclase domain-containing protein, which translates to MMTFKGRIVASVVMLFIIAQAIHHYLIIGQEYTFRFILLLLVTSVVWWLGHKYDQLLAQNHHFGKEIDEIKEKNDSLTNSNTEYEVIFNSLEGAVFSYDLRRNQIYFSKQVQKIYGLTNEQLMVSPHIWKEMIHPEDVKRIEKEEKRLLSGESIQSEFRVVTSEGDVNWVVKISTPILGSNHELLKVHGELIDVTDRKKLELELKQMAFYDDLTDLPNRKSLDRHIDKALSRSRRHNHNFTIMFVDLDGFKDVNDNLGHDAGDQLLVEVATRLNDSIRDEDLIARIGGDEFVVVFEETCKEEIQAIAERILKTVGNPYDINGEEAKISLSIGVSMFPDDGEDKETLIEHADQAMYYAKNHGKDNYKLYTKELSDAPYKKVGLLERWVNNIQNTKIFGS; encoded by the coding sequence ATGATGACATTTAAAGGTCGAATTGTTGCTAGTGTCGTTATGTTGTTTATTATTGCTCAGGCTATTCATCATTATTTAATAATAGGTCAGGAATATACCTTTCGATTTATTTTACTTTTGTTAGTAACGTCGGTTGTTTGGTGGCTTGGGCATAAGTATGATCAACTTTTAGCTCAAAATCACCATTTTGGAAAAGAAATAGACGAGATAAAGGAAAAAAATGATTCATTAACTAATAGTAATACCGAGTATGAGGTAATCTTCAATTCTCTTGAAGGGGCTGTTTTTTCATATGATTTGAGAAGAAATCAAATTTACTTCTCGAAACAAGTCCAAAAAATTTATGGATTAACGAATGAACAGCTCATGGTGAGTCCGCATATATGGAAAGAGATGATTCATCCTGAAGATGTAAAACGTATCGAAAAAGAGGAGAAACGATTACTTTCAGGTGAGTCGATTCAATCTGAATTTCGAGTAGTGACATCAGAAGGTGACGTTAATTGGGTTGTGAAGATTTCAACACCAATTCTTGGCTCTAATCATGAATTATTAAAAGTGCATGGAGAATTAATCGATGTGACAGATCGTAAAAAATTAGAGCTAGAACTAAAACAGATGGCTTTTTATGATGATTTAACGGATCTTCCAAATCGAAAATCATTAGATCGCCATATTGATAAAGCTTTATCCAGATCAAGGCGACATAACCATAACTTCACAATCATGTTCGTTGATTTGGATGGATTTAAAGACGTCAATGATAACTTAGGTCATGATGCCGGTGATCAGTTACTTGTAGAAGTTGCTACTCGCCTTAATGATAGTATTAGGGACGAAGATCTCATTGCACGAATTGGCGGTGACGAATTTGTCGTTGTTTTTGAAGAAACTTGTAAGGAAGAAATCCAAGCAATTGCTGAACGGATATTAAAAACGGTAGGCAACCCTTATGACATTAATGGAGAAGAAGCGAAGATTTCATTAAGTATCGGCGTCAGTATGTTCCCAGATGACGGTGAAGATAAAGAGACATTGATTGAACACGCAGATCAAGCAATGTACTATGCAAAAAATCATGGCAAAGATAATTATAAACTATATACGAAAGAACTTAGTGACGCACCGTATAAAAAAGTCGGCCTTCTTGAAAGATGGGTCAACAATATACAAAACACAAAAATATTTGGATCATAA
- a CDS encoding IS110 family RNA-guided transposase, which produces MGTSKSYHIQGKKGSLFRDQLRGVDLEKVLIVSIDAAKLHQKALICNYFGDVIEKPFFFSVNTDGISYLCSKINNAITNNDAQRIFLGVEATGHYYEDIVRELGYKGFGVKIFNAYTTFEERASALNWCKTDDIDLVALAHCIKNNKGTEFTLAEGIQRQLLTFTRVRRQEIRKRSSLQMEIRVLMDHIWREFQGYAVQEGNKRKKVKVFSDFWGKSSLFFMSHFPHPSYILELGEVGLLRLSKEHNLKLRKSTIEKLLYVANQALSRSLAELRPELVVLKTKLEDLERVNKNIRSFGQEIETLLLQTEGKLLLSTRGIGVVTAAELYSEIGDISQYENPGQIIKKAGTNPIMKQSGGGKGYFGRISKQGNPHLRYIIYNLGRCLSMHNKDLQPFVARLKEKGKHARKVFIALGNKFIKIAFAMLRDKRPFISKVTPYEILEEINKKLSYNCLISTTNTSHKTLSAA; this is translated from the coding sequence ATGGGGACTAGTAAAAGTTATCATATTCAAGGCAAAAAAGGAAGTTTATTTCGAGATCAATTGAGAGGAGTGGACTTAGAAAAAGTACTCATCGTCTCTATTGATGCAGCGAAACTTCATCAAAAGGCCTTGATATGCAACTACTTTGGCGATGTTATTGAGAAACCATTTTTCTTTTCTGTCAATACAGATGGAATATCTTACTTATGTTCAAAGATTAATAATGCGATTACGAACAATGACGCTCAAAGAATTTTCCTTGGTGTTGAAGCTACTGGACATTACTATGAGGATATTGTCCGTGAGCTTGGCTATAAAGGATTTGGTGTTAAAATATTCAATGCTTATACTACCTTCGAGGAGCGTGCTAGCGCACTGAATTGGTGTAAGACAGATGATATAGACCTCGTAGCCCTTGCCCACTGTATTAAGAATAATAAAGGCACTGAATTTACTTTGGCAGAAGGTATCCAGCGTCAACTTCTTACCTTCACAAGAGTGAGGAGACAAGAAATCAGAAAGCGCTCTTCTCTTCAAATGGAGATCCGGGTGTTAATGGATCACATTTGGCGTGAATTTCAAGGCTATGCCGTCCAAGAAGGAAACAAACGGAAAAAAGTTAAAGTTTTTAGCGACTTTTGGGGGAAGTCTTCCCTCTTCTTCATGAGTCATTTTCCACATCCTTCTTATATCCTTGAGCTAGGAGAAGTAGGGCTTCTAAGGCTTTCTAAGGAACACAATTTGAAATTGCGTAAGAGTACAATTGAAAAGCTCTTGTATGTGGCAAACCAGGCCCTTTCTCGCTCGCTTGCAGAGCTTAGACCAGAACTAGTTGTACTTAAAACTAAGCTGGAAGATCTAGAAAGGGTAAACAAAAATATCCGTTCATTTGGACAAGAGATTGAAACACTCCTTCTTCAAACGGAGGGCAAGCTCCTTCTGTCTACTCGTGGTATCGGCGTGGTCACCGCTGCAGAACTTTATAGCGAAATAGGTGATATTTCTCAATACGAGAACCCTGGACAAATCATTAAAAAAGCTGGAACTAATCCTATCATGAAACAATCAGGTGGTGGAAAAGGGTATTTTGGGCGCATTTCGAAGCAAGGAAATCCTCACCTTCGTTATATCATTTATAACCTTGGTCGTTGCCTATCTATGCACAATAAAGATCTACAACCATTTGTAGCGAGATTAAAAGAAAAAGGAAAACACGCTCGTAAAGTTTTTATTGCCTTAGGGAACAAGTTTATTAAAATTGCCTTTGCGATGCTTCGTGATAAAAGGCCATTTATTTCGAAAGTAACACCATATGAAATCTTAGAAGA